DNA from Balaenoptera musculus isolate JJ_BM4_2016_0621 chromosome 4, mBalMus1.pri.v3, whole genome shotgun sequence:
CGATATTCCGCAATCTTGGGCAAGTATTTACTTTAATCTTGAAGGGCATGCCCCACAGCAGGTTGCATTTTCCAAATATGGTTGCAGTATCATTTTCTGGGGCACCAGCTTTTTATAGAGAGCTGAAATCTATTGCCCCTCCCCTTGAATGCTGGAGTGCATTTTGTGGCTGCTTCAACTAGTAGTGTGAGGAAAATGATGTTCTGTAACTCTAAGAAGATCCCCACACCAACGACTTTTTGACTGCAAAAACATGAGAGACTTGGAAACGAGAACTGTCAAGTGGGTCCAACCCCCagaaaccatgagaaaaacacaaGTTTGCTATAGCTTGAAGTCAGTTTTGGGGTGTCTTGTTatatagcaatagataaccagaacaACTACTTCTATAACTTTATCCAAACTGTTGATAAACTCTCAGAATTAGATACAAAAGTAGTAATTAACAGAGGTAGCTGCATTTTGAAATCTCCTGATGTTCAAGTTCAAAATGCAGATTACCTGGCATTTATTACTCAATGCATTTAACATTttgtattgtggtaaaatacacataccttaaaatttactattttaatcattttaaagtgtgcagtggcattaaggacattcacaatgttgtacaaccaacACCACTATATAGTTCGGGtacttttcatcaccccagaggGAAACCTCATACTCAGTAAGCAAtcattccccatccccacctctcctTACCCTCTGGCAAAGCAcagtctgttttctgtctttatggatttgtgAATTCTGCATATTTcatacaaacaaaatcaaaactttAAGTAGCTTACCAAGTGATTTTTATACAGCCCAGTACCTCTTAGCTGATGGACATTTTAGGGGCAGTGTACTACTGTGTGCAATTAGAAATTCCCTTCTCATTAACATAGCTCTAGTCTAGCATTCTGTTCCAAAGGCACTAATTTCAGTTTCTATCCTGGGACTtagtgctttgtttttttttttttttttccttttactatgtGTCAAAAAATAATGAGTTCCTTTTTAGCTTCTATAATCTTGcccaaaatggataaaaaattcTTCAGTTTGTAGTTTGCACAATCTAACTTCTTTCTCATCTTGACCATTAGAACAGACCGTAAGACTGAATAAGGGTTTAATTCCAGACTCACTGCTGATTTCCACAGTCCATCAGGAACCAACAGCAGTTCAGAAAATCACAAATTATTGGACTCTATTTATTTCGTCAGTCCAGAAACATTGGGTTTGTGGACTTTATGAGTCTCACTGCTTCAAAAATATTTCAGTCTCCTCTGCAttctattttacaattaaaaaacaacaaataatcttcgtagattaatatatttttaaaaaattattatttgttatcACATTTGAATGTGtagcatgtatcttttttctttttgaccttctcttttttataactaaatgttattttattttcaaatttcaacgCATAGGTGACTTTATCATTGTGCTTTTCATGTATCTGtgcatttatttctaataataagataagataaatgttttaaagtaaatttttatagaaatattattaCAAACATAATAAATAGTTATCCTTGCATTTATGatgtttctgtttcatatgtATAATTTCAAGCTCCTAAAACTCAAAGACTTTAGGTTGGATAAAAAGTTCTTTCacggacttccttggtggtccagtggttaagaatctgccttccaatgcaggggacatgggtttgatccctggtcggggaactaagatcccacatgccacagggcaactaaacccgcatgccgcaactactgagcttgcgcaccgcaactagagagaagcacgcgtgctgcaactagagaagcctgtgcaccacaatgtaGATCCCGTATACCACACTGCAACTAacacccgacacagccaaataaataaataaatattttttaaaaagttctctcaaatccatattcttttcaattgtttaaattttttttttatttagcttttttttaaatttaaaatttggcttttaaagaaaacattattcatCCCAACACTGAACTTAATCtcttaaataagtaaatgtagtagactgaataatggtccccaaaTTAATTCCTGGAACCAGTGATTATGTTATCTTATATGGCAAAAGTACTTTTAGGATATAATTAATGACCTTGAGATGAGgacattatcctggattatttggaAGGACCCTATGATAGAATCACAAGGGTTCTTGTAAGAAGGAGGCAGGGTGGTCACAGCCAGAAAGAAACTGGAAGATGCTATGCTGCTAGCTTTGACGGTGTAGGATGGAACCATGAGCAAAAGAAGGTGAGCAGTGTCCAGAAGccagaaaacacaggaaaaaagatTTTCCTTTGGAGTCTCCAGAAGGGGAACAGCTCTACTGTGCCCTTGATTGTAGCCCAGCGATGTCAAATtaagacttctgacttccagagtgTAAGACAGTAAACCTGTATTTTTTTAGGCTACTaagttgtggtaatttgtttcagCAATAATAGAAAACTGATATGTTAAAAAAAGACTTAGTGATATTCTCTGATAACTCGTAGTAACTCTGTCACAATATACGCCTTCGTTGGCAGAAGTAATAATTCTatcactttgaaatttaaaaaaaattattcttattattaagATTGGATATTTTGGAGATACTTTTAGTCAAGTATACTAGTGATTGATTGTCTTCCATAAACAACTAATGGCAAATCTAAGAAATCATTATTTATGTCACTGACTGTGTTTTTCCATCTAAAGTTCATCTCATAAGCAGACATCTGTCATTTGAATATACAGAATTATTCTTACTTCATAGAGATTAAAGGCTCACTTTTTACATGACTATATGTAAATATGATAGTAGAATATTCCTATTTTTTCAATCTTTCAAGCAGAAACAAtcaattctaattatttttatagtatgGCTAGGGCTGCATCTTATGTTgctaataattataaaatatggatCACTGAGATAATTTGTCCAAAAGAGTGAATAAGATAGAATAGATGTCAAATGGATGAATATTCCAGGATACTGTATAAATACTGTTTATAAAATTGTTTCACATACTTTATTTCTATGGAAACTTATAGCAAGTAAGTTTCAGGATTGCTGTGGTCTAAACTTTTGTGTCCTCCCCACATTCACATGATGATACCTAATCCTCAATGTGTCAGTATATGGAGGTGAGGCCTTgtggagatgattaggtcatgcaTGAGGgtagagtcctcatgaatggaattagtgcccttataaaaaattCCTGAGATAACTTCCTTTTGCTACCTGAGGATATAGTAAAAGAGAGAGTCTCTAGGATGCAGACTCTTGTCAAACATGTGATTGGCCAGTGCCTGAAGCTGTGAGAAACAAAATTctttgtttataagctacccagtctatggtacatCTGTTATAGAACCCCAAATGGGCTAAGACAAGGATGtaaaactcttttattttatagataaacaaacaagattaaaactgaaaggagaaacaaaagaaacgtaattaaagttaaaagcttttgcatagcaaaggaaagcatcaataaaaacaaaaagataacctactgaatgggagaaaacatttgcaaatgatgtgaccaacaggggttaatttccaaaatatacaaacagttcagacagctcaacatcaaaaaaacccaaacaaccttgattaaaaaatgagcagaacacctgaatagacaagtttccaaagaagatatacaaatcaccaataggcacatgaaaatatgctcaacatagctaattatcagggaaatgcaaatcaaactgcaatgagatatcacctcacgcaggttagaatagctatcatcaaaaagaccacaaataataaatgctgtcaaggatgtggagaaaagagaaccttagTACATTGTTGCTGGAAATGTAGACTGGTGtggccattatggaaaacagtatggaggttcctctaaaaactaaaaatagaactaccatatgatccagcaattccactcctgggtatatatcccagtgttcatagcagcaacatttccaatagccaagatatggaagcaacctaagcatccatcaacagatgaatggataaagaaaattgtgatatctagatagatagatagaaagggATACTGGGATCATATTTTGGAATGATAAAATTACAGGTAAATCAATAGATCAATTGATAGCAgaataaatatagatacatatatacacacacacaaaggaatatttttcagccataaaaaaagaaagaaattctgctattttcaacaaaatggataaacctagacagtattatgcttagtgaaataagtcagacagataaagacaaatactgtatgttatcacttatatgtggaatctaaaaaataaaacaaactattgaataaaacaaaaaagaaacagattcacagatatagagaacaaactactgattaccagtgggaagaggaaaaggggtGGAGTAATATAGGggcatgggattaagagatacaaactcaTAAgagatactatgtataaaataaataaacaacaaggatatattgtacagcacagagaagtaaagctgttattttgtaattacttaaaatggagtataatctataaaaatattgaattactgtCATACACCTGTCATGTTATagaccaactatacttcaaacaaaaacaaaataaaacaaaataagatgaaatcaaataaaataaattgaaaggaGAAAGCAGCTAATATTTGGCATCTATGTAGTGGATCATGAAACAGAATTAAGAACTAGGATTCCCAGAACCAGAAAATAAACAGGTAATTCTACCTTGCTTCTTCTATGCCTACATTAAACTGTGATTTCTTTTTGAGCTTAtgctaaagtaaataaaatatgccTAAAATATTCAGAAGAGTAGTTCAATGAAAAGTTATGGTAAGTTCCAGGTATCATTCAAGGTGctgggatatatttttaaagatgaaaaagacacaaTCATTACTTTTAGATAGTATACAGTTTAGTTTGAGAAgtctgtttttaattaattttatcagaATGAAATCATTGTTTTTATCTGATTTTGAAATGATGATGAATTAAGATCAGAATAAAGgctttataatttttgaataaaaactCCTACATATTAACATTATTTCGTtacttattatataataataaagaagcATAACAAATATTGCTATGTCATTAATCATAACAATTGTGCTCATGAGTTTTACTCTGAAATTATGATTGCATAGATTTTCTCAATTAAACTTCCAACCGTCATATGGGAAGAGATAAATATAGAGGTCagacattattattttcatttatgattGAGATAATGAGGCTCCAAATAGCATAGAACTTAAGGagtagaaatatttattgatgacaCACAGAATAAGAGAATATAGTTTAGGAAATTTGCCATAACTGATTTTGGATATTAGCTGCTCCACCAGCTAAATAatctttgaataaaaaaaaagagaaaaacaaagagcattGCTCACCATCCAGTTCTACAGGGGTTAAGTCATAACCCACTGCAATTGTCCACCGACAGTGCATcctgagaggaattcaggatgaaaaacaggATAAGGCACTCTGTGCTTGGAATAAACAGGTCCTTAGATAATTAGATGCAtgtctcaggaagaattttaatgaccccagattcttgcatcttcccatacatagaaaagcactaaaattattaacttgagatatctatTCTTTGTGATTAGTAGTAATATTTTATCAAGATGTATACTTGACTGCATTATTTCATagccaaaaaattcatatataaattgGATTCTCCCCTagctctttggagcagtttcaaAGATAccgagaggctgtctcccagcgTATAGTCCCCAGTAagtccctgaataaaacaaaCTCACAACTCTCAgcgttgtgtgtttttctttaagtcaacAATATTTACTATGTGCTCAAAAATTATACTAATGTGACACACTCCTGAGCTTGGCAGTCAACATGTATTATCTTAATGACCCTCAActcaattataaaatatacataaccaTTTGTAATTTGAGGTGaggaaatttatttgtaaccagCTTTAGTAACCCTGACATTTCTTCTAGGATATTTTAAGGTAGAAGACTATTACTCTAAGAGTAAGCAGTAGATGTAGAAGTCCTGTTCAAATTGAAATTGGAATGAAACTGTACATATATAAGGAGCATAAGATGGCAGCCCTCAATAAAAGACCAGTACTTATCTTTTTGCTCTTGAGAAAATTTGTGATACCTCAAGCATATTGACAAAATCTCAGCAAAGGTAATATACATCATGGGTTTTAATAAAACTCAGAACCAGTTTGTAGCCATCATAAAATTGTCACATTGGGGTCTCTTTTGTGATTGCAGtcaccttcatttttcttcctgaaataggGCCTATTTTATGGCAGAAAAATAGGAATTTGTTTCTTCGTCTCTAAAATgagtgtataaaataaacaagataatctCCAACATCTCTACCTactcttaaattctttaaatgcTTGTCAAGTGCTCAATTCAGTGatgttttcaatttaaataaagtttactCTTTTAATAGTAATATGttatacttttatattctttttgaattaagctGACAAAATATGATCCCCAAACTTTGTTCACtttaaccttatttttaaaaataattaataaactttatttttagtacaGTCTTAGATTTACTGAAAAATTGGGTACTACAGAGTTCCATATATCCTCCCCACCTCTaactccactcccacccccggcATGCAATTTTCTCTATTACTTTTCGTTAGTGTGGCACATTTGTTATAataaatgaaccaatattgatacattagtAATAACTAAAGtttatagtttacattaaggttcactttCTGTGTTGTACAGTTCTTCTATGTGTTTTGACAGATGCAATATTAcattatcatacagaatatttacaACATTCTAAAGATTTCCTGTACTTTATCAATTCATCACTTTTCCCTCTCCCTAATCCCAtaaaaaccactgatctttttactagcCATACAGCTTTGACTTTTCTAAAACTTCATgactggaatcatacagtatatagccttttaagactagcttctttcacttaataatatgcatttaaagttacTGCACATATTTTCCTagcttgatattttatttctttttatcaccaaataaaattccattgtatggttgtACACAGtttgattatccattcatctattgaaagacatcttggATGCCACCagtttttagcaattatgaatgcCATAAACATTCACGTgaaggtttttatgtgaacataattTTTTAGTTCAATTGGGTAAATACTATTCCTGTATTGTATGGTTAGGCTGAGATCATCTTtgttagaaactgccaaactgtcttccaaagtgatggtattattttgcattcccaccagccacaAACAGTTCCAGCTACTCCACATCCTCATTAGCATTTGGCATTGTCAGTTTTTttggattttagtcattctaataagTGCATATTCATATGTCATTGTATTAATTTGCAaatccctaatgacatatgatgttaaGTAACTTTTCATAcgtttatttgccatctttatatcATCTTTGGTGCGATGTCTGTTCAGATGTTtggtcaatttttaattttttttaaaattgttttaaattaattaattaatttatttatttttatggctgtgttgggtcctcgtttctgcgtgagggctttctctagctgtggcaagtgggggtcactcttcatcgcggtgcgcgggcctttcactgtcgcggcctctcttgttgcggagcacaggctccagccgcgcaggctcagtaattgtggctcacgggcccagccgctccacggcatgtgggatcctcccagactagggctcgaacccgtgtcccctgcattggcaggcagactctcaaccactgcgccaccagggaagcccctggtccattttttaaagtggattgtttttattattgagttttgagttctttgtgtatgtaaggatacaagtcctttatcaaatatgtgttttgctaatatgtgtttttgtttctcccattctgtggcttgtattgggttgaccaaaaagttcattcgggtttttccctACTATCTTATGCAAAAACccaaacgaaatttttggccaacacaatatttTGACTCACTTAACCATGTCTATTGCtgtgcagaaatttaaaaaaagttgtaaTGAAGTCTAActtatcagttttttttctttcaggatcACACTTTTGGTGTTGTGTCTAAAACTCATTATCACCACATCCAAGGTCATATCAATTTTCTATATTCCatgttttattctagaagttttatagttttgcatttttggTATAAATCCATTTGAATTACATTTTGTGAAAGGTTTAAGTTCTGTATCTAGATTTATGTGTTATTCATATGATTATTCAATTATTCtggcatttgttgaaaagactatccttcctccattgaCTTGTCtttactcctttgtcaaagataaattGACTTTGTGTAAGCCTGTATGtgtgctttctattctgttccattaattgATTTGTCAATTCTTTTACCAGCACTGCACTCTCTTGATTTCTGTAGTTTTAGATAAGTTGTAAAGTTGAGTAGTGTCAGTGTTTCAATGTCAGACTTTGTTCTTCCTCTTCAGTACCTGTCAACTATACTTGGTATTTTTCTATTCCAtaaaaactttagaatcagtgtgtcaatatccataaaataatggATATTTATTATCCAGAGTCCCTTTCTCAGTCTATGATCAGGactacattgaatctataggtcatAAACATGGAACAGCACTCCATTttgcatatgttttatttttttcattggtgTGTTACGGTTTTCTGCAtacatatattgtatttattttattagatttatgcCTATGTATTTGTCTCTTATTTAGTGGTTTTAATTTCAAGTTCTAATTGTTTACTGCTGGTACATAGGAAAGacattgacttttatatattaaccttATATCCTGTAACCTTGCAATAGTCATTTATTGGTTCcagaaatttttgttgttgttcattgtTTGTcaattatttgagattttctgtatagacaatcatgtcatttaCTAAcagaaacctttttatttttccttctatgtcTGTATACCTTTACTTCCTTTTCTGGCCCTATTTCATTAGCTAGAATTCCCAGGACAATGTTGAATGGGAGCGGTGAAGGAAGGCATCTTGCCTTATGTCTGACCTTGAGGGGAAACATCCGTTTTCTCCCCATTACCATGAGGTCAACCatagatttttttgtagatgttcttttatcaagttgaggaagttaccctctatttctagttttctgagagtcTTATGAATGTTAGGGTTTTGTCAATTGtttttcctgaatttatttttgtgatcatatagtatttcttctttaacctaATCAAGTGGTGAATTGCATTAACTGAATTTCAGTGTTGAATCACctttgcatacctggaataaatcccatttgctTGTagtgtttaattctttttatatatgtttcaattcaatttgctaacatttagtttagatttttgcatttatgttaatgagagatattggtctgtagttttcttataacGCCTTTATTTTGCTTTGATATTAGTGTAATTTTGGCCTCATGGAACGAGTTAGGAAATATTCTCTGTGCTTCTATTTACTAGAAGAGATTGAAGAGAAGGGGAATAATTTCTTTCtcaaatgtttgttagaatttacCGGTGAAACTATAggaatgattttttcttttgtggaaagTTTCATtatcaatttcattaatttctatcAATTTCATTAATAGATATATGCCTATTTATGTATGTCTCATTGTGTGAGGGTATGGTAATTTGTGCCTTTAAAGGAATTGATCTATTATTTAGGTTATAAATTTGTGAACATagagttttattgatcttttcaaagaacagctTTTGGTATCATCAATTTCCTCTATtgatatttagttttaaatttcattaagttctgctctaatttatttttctgcttgtttttaacttatattgcccttctttctttagttgcctCAGGTGGAAGCTTAGGGTATTGAtttatacctttttctttttaaatatatgcatatagtaCTATAACTTTCCCTCTAGGCATCACAAAatttttgataagttgtatttttttatcattaaaatatgtatttacatcATTATATTCACATCGGTTATCAAAATAGTATTTATACTTGAAAGTGTGGACTTCTGAGTCAGTCAGACGGAACTGTGTCAATTCAAGTGTTGTGTTTCTAGCAATTTATTGCTAATAGTCTTCCTCCATGAAACAAGCAGCTGTTTAGACTTTTCTCCTATTGTAGCAGCATGTGTGAAGTTCCACTTCAGTAACCCATTTGTCCGTCATTGAAAGGGCATCCGTTGGTAGTAATAGCTGCCGTCTGAGATGTATTTTTAGGGATGGATCCAGGAGAGCCTGGAGATCCTGGGGATCCAGGCTCACCTGGAGAACCAGGCAGATTTGTTGCAGGTGACTGGCTGGAGAGGGTAGTCTTTGTTCCACTAGAGAGGGAAAGCTTGAAACTTGGGCTCTGCTGACCAGAAAGATTCGTTTTCAGAAGCACCTccttttccttactttcttttaatttcttcctctccatGAATTTACTTATTGGATCCATAATGTCATCATCATTCTTAGTTTTGTCAGATGGAGACACGACAGCTTCTCCATCTTCCATGTCATCTTCATCTGTGTTGAACCACATCTCCTCTTCATCTTCTAGTGTTCTGGCATCTCTTCGATAACTATGATTCCTCAAAATGGAATGCATACTGTCAAGTTTGGGATTATCTTGCCTTTCTCTTCGTTGTTCAAATCTCAGTTTCAATCCTTTAAATGTTTGTACATAATCTACATCTTCCAGTGCTTTCCAGGAGTTTTCAATAACATGAGCAGTTAATGATTTTATATCTTCCACTCTAATAAATTCAAACATTTCTATTATGGCAGAGTTCATCAGATTGTAGCGGGATCCATTGTTGAGAAATGCTTTGACTACTGGttcaaacaaaaaacttttcatTATGTAGCAGTTGTAAAACTCATCTTTTAATCCAATAATCTTTCTCTTAAAACGAAGAGCACATAATGCCAAGAAAGCATGCTTCGAGGCCATAAGAACTAACACTCTCCAGAGAATGTCCTTATTAATAATGTAGTTCTTTATGTGGTAGGTATGGTGCTTCacacaaaatgttaacagttccAATACAAGTGCCAACAACTGGGCAGTCTGAAAATCATCTTTGCTAGGTTTGTCTTCTGTTGTATTTGCCAGTAAGGGAGCAGTAAGGACATGCATACAGTGCTTGTAGAAGAAACCCAGAAATTCAGTCTTTTCTGTTGTATTGGCAGTAGCTAACATGTTTTCTGGGTCAACTAATGTTCGAAGGAGGCCCATAAGCTGGACTGCTCCTCCAAGTTCAGGGTCTGTATCACAAATCATATGTTCTATAATGAGGTTCATGAGCAAAatatccttgttggttattttttgCTCTGTTAACTTCTTACTTACATCATCATTCTGTTGTGCCTTCTGCATGACAAACTCTCGTACCATGGATGGATTATATTCAACCAAGTATGAGAATATATCAGTAGCAGCACTTCGCACCTGTGTACCATCCATGCCAAGGATGACTTCTAAAGCTGGTAATATACCCATGTTTGACAAAGTCTTGAAAAAAGCATCTCTGTTTTGAGGTTGTAGCGTTTGGGAGAACgcacaaaattcttttaaaaagttaaccaattcctgtcttttttcctcatctgttgcTTCATCTGTTAGCTGTGCAAACAAATCtgtcagaaatttttcatcttcctgtaACATACCAACAATTTCTACCTtattgaaaaagataaaagagtgAAGTGTTGATaacatattttcttcaaagactGAAGGGGTAGGTAGAACCATGTCTTGTATATACTGAACTCTGTGTCTGATGAATTTTTTGTTTCAGCTCAAGATCTGATATGGGAATCACTTCTTTAAATTTGGCTGTTTTTGTTAGAAATTCCCTATGTTTTCGTGGTTGTGATAAAGCAGGATCATATTCTAAGCATCCAATGACGTCCATTATACATTCCTCAGAGAACATAACTTCAAAAAGAGCAGTTCGATTCAAGAGGAAGATGCCTTTGATAATTTCACACAAGTGATGCAGTccttcaatattttccaaatcctCACACACATGAAAAAGCTCTAAGAGCTTTTTAACGTAACCCTCATTTTCCAGTGCTAGTGCAAGTTTTTCACGACGCAGGGGGGAAGGTAAAGATGATGCCACAAGTTCTGCAATTTCCTCAAGGCGACTTAATTCACAAGATGGCAATTCTAAACCTGGCGATGACATATATCATCAAAACGCTCCTCTTCAGACTCATCTACAAGGTCCTGAGTGATGTCCACTGATGGGTCCTTTCCTTGAACCTgacatattttctcccaaatttcATCACATCCAGCTTTTTCTTGAAAACTAAGGGCCAAGTCATAATTTTCTGCTTCAGACCACACAATCAAAGTGTCCTGTTGTTTCTGGTGTGCAGTATTAGGATTTATTTTGGACTCTAAAAGTAGAGAACCGTCGCTCTCGGCCCTGACAAGCAGGGACATGCCCTTCAGCCGCTCCACGTAGCCGGACGACACATGCCCGGTGCCCCGGTCGTCCCACTGCCGGTCCTCGTTGAGCGTGTAAACCTTCACCCGCCGCCGGGTGTCGGTCACCGTGCCGCCCGGGGGCCGGGGCAAAGGCCCCGCCGGAGTCGCCCGGGAAGGGGGTCCGGGGAAGGCGGGAGCCGAGGCGAGAGGACGCCCACGAGCGGAGGGCTCGCCGGCCTCACTGCCGCCGCTGGCCGCCCCGGGGCCGCGCTGCCGCACGCGTGGCCCGCCGCTGGGTCCGAGCTCTGGCCCCCGCCTCTCCTTGCCTCCGGCTCCTCGGCGCTATTGTCCAGGCCCGGCAAGCCCGGCCGCCCCGAGGGGGCCGCGCAGCGCTTCGCAGCCTCCCGCCGCGCCGCGCTAGGAACTCGCGGCGCCGTTCACTGCCCTGCTCCCGCCTCCGCCGTGATCTCCGTGAAGCTGCttcccgcgccgccgccgccgcctcctcaggccgccgccgccgccatgtTTTCCTTCCTGCCACCTGGCCCCGCCGCCGCAGCCGGGGACTGCGCTCCGCTCCCCTGCTCCAAATGTCCCAAGCCGAGCGGCGCCTGG
Protein-coding regions in this window:
- the LOC118894545 gene encoding LOW QUALITY PROTEIN: serine/threonine-protein phosphatase 4 regulatory subunit 3A-like (The sequence of the model RefSeq protein was modified relative to this genomic sequence to represent the inferred CDS: inserted 2 bases in 1 codon; deleted 2 bases in 1 codon); translated protein: MTLTYTLFSRVVVAAAAGPGAARLGTFGAGERSAVPGCGGGARWQEGKHGGGGGLRRRRRRRGKQLHGDHGGGGSRARRGAGGKERRGPELGPSGGPRVRQRGPGAASGGSEAGEPSARGRPLASAPAFPGPPSRATPAGPLPRPPGGTVTDTRRRVKVYTLNEDRQWDDRGTGHVSSGYVERLKGMSLLVRAESDGSLLLESKINPNTAHQKQQDTLIVWSEAENYDLALSFQEKAGCDEIWEKICQVQGKDPSVDITQDLVDESEEERFDDMSSPGLELPSCELSRLEEIAELVASSLPSPLRREKLALALENEGYVKKLLELFHVCEDLENIEGLHHLCEIIKGIFLLNRTALFEVMFSEECIMDVIGCLEYDPALSQPRKHREFLTKTAKFKEVIPISDLELKQKIHQTXRVQYIQDMVLPTPSVFEENMLSTLHSFIFFNKVEIVGMLQEDEKFLTDLFAQLTDEATDEEKRQELVNFLKEFCAFSQTLQPQNRDAFFKTLSNMGILPALEVILGMDGTQVRSAATDIFSYLVEYNPSMVREFVMQKAQQNDDDILLMNLIIEHMICDTDPELGGAVQLMGLLRTLVDPENMLATANTTEKTEFLGFFYKHCMHVLTAPLLANTTEDKPSKDDFQTAQLLALVLELLTFCVKHHTYHIKNYIINKDILWRVLVLMASKHAFLALCALRFKRKIIGLKDEFYNCYIMKSFLFEPVVKAFLNNGSRYNLMNSAIIEMFEFIRVEDIKSLTAHVIENSWKALEDVDYVQTFKGLKLRFEQRRERQDNPKLDSMHSILRNHSYRRDARTLEDEEEMWFNTDEDDMEDGEAVVSPSDKTKNDDDIMDPISKFMERKKLKESKEKEVLLKTNLSGQQSPSFKLSLSSGTKTTLSSQSPATNLPGSPGEPGSPGSPGSPGSIPKNTSQTAAITTNGCPFNDGQMGY